A stretch of Cheilinus undulatus linkage group 20, ASM1832078v1, whole genome shotgun sequence DNA encodes these proteins:
- the LOC121528241 gene encoding WD repeat domain phosphoinositide-interacting protein 1-like isoform X2 has protein sequence MESEEAPDGPAVRRGFICASFNQDTTSLSVGTKTGYRLFSVTAVDKLDCIHEGVECPDVYIVERLFSSSLVVVVSLSMPRRMNVYHFKKGTEICNYSYSNNILSVRLNRQRLVVCLEESIYIHNIKDMKLLKTLLNTPTNPSGLCALSVNHSNSFLAYPGSATIGEITVYDANNLTTLTLIQAHDSPLAALTFNSSGTKLASASEKGTVIRVFSVPEGQKLFEFRRGMKRYVSISSLSFSADAQFLCASSNTETVHIFKLEQHSPSQEEESPTWSAYVGKMFTAASTYLPAQVSDMMHQDRAFATVRLNMFGLKNICALATIQKLPRLLVASSDGFLYIYNVDPQDGGECVLVQKHRLFDSSEEQVEESEEEKQEDVPPQPASQSYAATVALPSTPPSSTTLMGYSEDGGAQKGELIPEHEFAEGPVCLDDENEFPPVGN, from the exons ATGGAGTCCGAGGAAGCACCGGACGGTCCCGCAGTGCGCCGAGGCTTCATCTGTGCCTCGTTTAACCAGGACACCAC ctctctgtcagtggGCACCAAAACTGGATACCGGCTCTTCTCAGTGACTGCTGTGGACAAACTGGACTGCATCCATGAGGGAG TCGAGTGTCCAGATGTGTACATCGTGGAGCGTTTGTTCTCCAGCAGTCTGGTGGTGGTGGTCAGTCTGTCCATGCCTCGGAGAATGAATGTCTACCACTTTAAGAAAGGCACAGAGATTTGTAACTACAGCTACTCCAACAACATCCTCTCTGTCAGGCTCAACAGACAG CGGCTGGTGGTGTGCCTAGAGGAGTCGATCTACATTCACAATATAAAAGACATGAAACTACTTAAGACCCTGCTCAACACACCCACAAACCCCTCAG GTCTTTGTGCTCTCTCTGTAAACCACAGTAACTCATTCCTGGCGTACCCTGGTAGTGCCACCATCGGGGAGATCACTGTCTATGATGCTAACAACCTG acCACTCTGACACTGATCCAGGCCCATGACAGCCCCCTGGCAGCCCTCACTTTTAACTCCTCCGGTACCAAACTGGCCAGTGCTTCAGAGAAG GGCACTGTTATTAGAGTCTTCAGCGTGCCTGAAGGACAGAAGTTGTTTGAATTCCGCCGAGGGATGAAAAG ATATGTCAGCATCAGTTCATTGTCCTTCAGCGCCGACGCCCAGTTCCTGTGTGCCTCCAGCAACACTGAGACGGTTCATATCTTTAAACTGGAGCAGCACAGTCCCAG TCAAGAGGAGGAGTCTCCTACGTGGTCGGCCTATGTGGGAAAAATGTTCACAGCAGCCAGCACCTACCTGCCTGCCCAGGTGTCTGACATGATGCACCAGGACCGAGCCTTCGCCACTGTACGACTCAACATGTTTGGCCTGAAGAACATCTGTGCCCTTGCTAC gATTCAGAAGCTCCCTCGTCTGCTGGTGGCATCCTCAGACGGGTTTCTTTACATTTATAATGTGGATCCACAGGATGGAGGAGAATGTGTGCTCGTGCAAAAACACAG GTTGTTTGACTCCAGTGAGGAGCAGGTGGAAGAGAGTGaagaagagaaacaggaagaTGTACCTCCccaaccagccagccaatcATACGCTGCCACTGTAGCTCTCCCTTCGACTCCTCCCTCTTCCACCACTCTCATGG GTTACTCTGAGGATGGTGGAGCCCAGAAAGGTGAGCTCATCCCAGAACACGAGTTTGCTGAGGGCCCCGTGTGTCTAGACGACGAGAATGAATTCCCACCAGTTGGCAACTAG
- the LOC121528241 gene encoding WD repeat domain phosphoinositide-interacting protein 1-like isoform X1 yields the protein MESEEAPDGPAVRRGFICASFNQDTTSLSVGTKTGYRLFSVTAVDKLDCIHEGGKEDTLPHLFECPDVYIVERLFSSSLVVVVSLSMPRRMNVYHFKKGTEICNYSYSNNILSVRLNRQRLVVCLEESIYIHNIKDMKLLKTLLNTPTNPSGLCALSVNHSNSFLAYPGSATIGEITVYDANNLTTLTLIQAHDSPLAALTFNSSGTKLASASEKGTVIRVFSVPEGQKLFEFRRGMKRYVSISSLSFSADAQFLCASSNTETVHIFKLEQHSPSQEEESPTWSAYVGKMFTAASTYLPAQVSDMMHQDRAFATVRLNMFGLKNICALATIQKLPRLLVASSDGFLYIYNVDPQDGGECVLVQKHRLFDSSEEQVEESEEEKQEDVPPQPASQSYAATVALPSTPPSSTTLMGYSEDGGAQKGELIPEHEFAEGPVCLDDENEFPPVGN from the exons ATGGAGTCCGAGGAAGCACCGGACGGTCCCGCAGTGCGCCGAGGCTTCATCTGTGCCTCGTTTAACCAGGACACCAC ctctctgtcagtggGCACCAAAACTGGATACCGGCTCTTCTCAGTGACTGCTGTGGACAAACTGGACTGCATCCATGAGGGAGGTAAGGAGGACACTCTGCCTCATCTGT TCGAGTGTCCAGATGTGTACATCGTGGAGCGTTTGTTCTCCAGCAGTCTGGTGGTGGTGGTCAGTCTGTCCATGCCTCGGAGAATGAATGTCTACCACTTTAAGAAAGGCACAGAGATTTGTAACTACAGCTACTCCAACAACATCCTCTCTGTCAGGCTCAACAGACAG CGGCTGGTGGTGTGCCTAGAGGAGTCGATCTACATTCACAATATAAAAGACATGAAACTACTTAAGACCCTGCTCAACACACCCACAAACCCCTCAG GTCTTTGTGCTCTCTCTGTAAACCACAGTAACTCATTCCTGGCGTACCCTGGTAGTGCCACCATCGGGGAGATCACTGTCTATGATGCTAACAACCTG acCACTCTGACACTGATCCAGGCCCATGACAGCCCCCTGGCAGCCCTCACTTTTAACTCCTCCGGTACCAAACTGGCCAGTGCTTCAGAGAAG GGCACTGTTATTAGAGTCTTCAGCGTGCCTGAAGGACAGAAGTTGTTTGAATTCCGCCGAGGGATGAAAAG ATATGTCAGCATCAGTTCATTGTCCTTCAGCGCCGACGCCCAGTTCCTGTGTGCCTCCAGCAACACTGAGACGGTTCATATCTTTAAACTGGAGCAGCACAGTCCCAG TCAAGAGGAGGAGTCTCCTACGTGGTCGGCCTATGTGGGAAAAATGTTCACAGCAGCCAGCACCTACCTGCCTGCCCAGGTGTCTGACATGATGCACCAGGACCGAGCCTTCGCCACTGTACGACTCAACATGTTTGGCCTGAAGAACATCTGTGCCCTTGCTAC gATTCAGAAGCTCCCTCGTCTGCTGGTGGCATCCTCAGACGGGTTTCTTTACATTTATAATGTGGATCCACAGGATGGAGGAGAATGTGTGCTCGTGCAAAAACACAG GTTGTTTGACTCCAGTGAGGAGCAGGTGGAAGAGAGTGaagaagagaaacaggaagaTGTACCTCCccaaccagccagccaatcATACGCTGCCACTGTAGCTCTCCCTTCGACTCCTCCCTCTTCCACCACTCTCATGG GTTACTCTGAGGATGGTGGAGCCCAGAAAGGTGAGCTCATCCCAGAACACGAGTTTGCTGAGGGCCCCGTGTGTCTAGACGACGAGAATGAATTCCCACCAGTTGGCAACTAG